The genome window ACAAAGTGTGTTTgacttaatattttttgagtgacACTGGTGTTAGAAAAATGGTAAAAGAGAAGATTGGCACGCGTCTCCCCTTCAAAGACGCCAAAGACTACACAAAAAGTCATCCGTGCTTAATGCTATGTAGAAATTGGCATTGACTAAGTCAGTTCAGTACATGTACATATCACAGACGACATTGGAGCAATCAGCAGCTACATACTTACCAGTAACCATGCAACATCTCAAACAAACAACCACAATACAAATTCTTCCTCCTCCCAATCCTTTTCTGCAATTCAATAAATGGGATGAAGCAAGACAGATGATGTCTGACCATTCATCAGGTTCCAACAGCGAAATAGAGTTCCAGACTCGGAGTGACTACATGCTTCATTCTCCATCGCTTTGGGCATCAAAAGATCAAGCTTACTACCATCCATCTCCAAGATCACGCCTTAAGGCCATAGTGGATGGCCAGAGAAAGCTGATGGAGATGATTCAAAACATGCCCGACGACTCATCCCTTGAGCTGTCACTGAAAGACATTGTTCTTGACAATCATCAAGGAACAGGGAAGGTGGGAGTAGAGGATACAAGCAAGGTGAAAGATAAGAAGATCAAACCAACCTTCAAGCATGCTAAAATATCACCAAGTGAAAGCATGGATAGTGGAGTTTTCTTACTCAAGATGTTTGTCCCCCTCTCCCTATACACTAAGACCAAATCAAAAACAAAGACTTGCTCATCTAAACAAACGGAGAAACCTGCTGCAACTAAGGATTGGTGGAAAATGATCTATCTACATATCAAACACAACTCATACAGCAGAAGCATCAAACGAAGCTTCAGCAGCATAAGCATCAAAGAAAGCATTAGTAGGGGCAGTGAAAGCAGGTGCGTGTTTTTTcaatttatcaataaataataattttagaaaatttcaGCTTCATAAACT of Ipomoea triloba cultivar NCNSP0323 chromosome 3, ASM357664v1 contains these proteins:
- the LOC116014120 gene encoding uncharacterized protein LOC116014120, whose amino-acid sequence is MQHLKQTTTIQILPPPNPFLQFNKWDEARQMMSDHSSGSNSEIEFQTRSDYMLHSPSLWASKDQAYYHPSPRSRLKAIVDGQRKLMEMIQNMPDDSSLELSLKDIVLDNHQGTGKVGVEDTSKVKDKKIKPTFKHAKISPSESMDSGVFLLKMFVPLSLYTKTKSKTKTCSSKQTEKPAATKDWWKMIYLHIKHNSYSRSIKRSFSSISIKESISRGSESRLVESSSLLDEPSFDSRRYTSKNQRGCLF